One genomic segment of Candidatus Bathyarchaeota archaeon includes these proteins:
- the endA gene encoding tRNA-intron lyase, whose translation MPKTKVELIDNYLVVWDPAEGSQLYKEGYYGKPLGIPKPKIPEFSVPLILDLMEGVYLAEQKKIAVYETQQKKAVGLKKLQQKARELYSEFEEKYAVYQDLRNNNLIVTPGIKFGCDFAVYKYGPGVEHAPYMVSVKQQGADISATEIVKAGRLATTVRKRFIIAVPDIEGDSVKYLIFKWFKA comes from the coding sequence CAGCGGAAGGCTCACAGCTCTACAAGGAAGGCTACTACGGGAAACCTTTAGGCATTCCTAAACCAAAAATCCCCGAATTTTCTGTACCCCTAATTTTGGATTTAATGGAGGGCGTATATCTTGCGGAACAGAAAAAAATCGCCGTCTACGAGACTCAACAGAAAAAAGCTGTAGGACTTAAAAAACTACAACAAAAAGCGCGAGAACTCTACAGTGAATTTGAAGAAAAATATGCGGTTTATCAAGATTTACGCAATAATAATTTGATTGTAACGCCAGGCATAAAGTTTGGCTGTGACTTTGCCGTCTACAAGTATGGACCAGGAGTGGAGCATGCACCGTACATGGTATCGGTAAAGCAGCAAGGCGCAGATATTTCAGCCACAGAAATCGTGAAGGCAGGGCGGTTGGCGACCACTGTTCGTAAACGTTTCATCATAGCCGTGCCCGATATTGAGGGTGACAGCGTGAAGTATCTGATTTTTAAATGGTTTAAGGCTTAG
- a CDS encoding NDP-sugar synthase, which translates to MGDNYAPLVGDCYAPEKLRVIIPVGGKATRLLPLTAETSKAALRLLNRPLVEFSLLSLASQGVRNFVFGVKGYTNYRDLYDYFQSGLGFSVRYNIKPRIHIKYQPNVDDLGSADSAQINMEYFDLVNPIFAVQGDNIFDIKVKKLMDFHKEKESCLTIVLREVENVEGLGIADIDKCGRIQNFVEKPLPKDAPSNLANTGLYVLSPEVRKIFKEKGVQQIIKEKNRLDFGYDFIPYVIKSGRPVYGYTLKGSWFDVGTPKNYLEAMSNLLHGRFSTLKDFGGRLCEGSQIFVQGESNDSEKRRDEIIRKIKQKKIQIEGSCLIGRHVHIDDGARIVNSCIDNFTRIEKNAVVTNSAIMDRVIIGECAEIHDSIIGRHVVVKSSPCKRTRITAVSVVADDVTLEEGCSLATSKVYPHQKLRDEFQNQTVIAN; encoded by the coding sequence TTGGGTGACAATTATGCACCCCTAGTTGGGGACTGTTATGCTCCAGAGAAACTTCGAGTTATAATTCCTGTCGGCGGAAAAGCCACGCGGCTTCTGCCCTTAACAGCGGAAACCAGCAAAGCTGCACTGCGCCTACTCAACAGGCCACTGGTAGAATTTTCACTGCTTTCGCTGGCTTCTCAGGGAGTTAGAAACTTCGTCTTTGGTGTAAAGGGCTACACGAACTATCGTGACCTATACGATTATTTTCAGTCAGGATTAGGCTTCTCAGTAAGATACAACATTAAACCCCGTATACACATAAAATATCAGCCCAACGTGGACGACCTCGGCAGTGCAGACTCCGCACAAATAAACATGGAATACTTTGACTTGGTAAACCCCATTTTCGCAGTGCAAGGCGACAACATTTTTGACATAAAAGTAAAGAAACTGATGGATTTTCACAAAGAAAAAGAATCCTGCCTAACCATAGTGCTACGTGAAGTCGAAAACGTTGAAGGCTTAGGAATCGCCGACATAGACAAATGCGGCAGAATCCAAAATTTTGTCGAAAAACCTCTTCCCAAAGATGCCCCAAGCAACCTTGCCAACACTGGCCTTTATGTACTCTCGCCTGAAGTACGCAAGATTTTCAAAGAAAAAGGTGTGCAACAAATAATCAAAGAAAAAAACCGTCTCGACTTCGGCTACGATTTCATCCCATACGTCATTAAATCTGGACGTCCCGTTTACGGTTACACACTAAAAGGCAGCTGGTTTGATGTTGGTACACCCAAAAATTATCTAGAAGCCATGAGTAACTTGCTCCACGGGCGATTTTCTACCCTAAAAGACTTCGGCGGCAGACTATGTGAGGGCAGCCAAATTTTTGTGCAGGGTGAAAGCAATGATTCTGAAAAACGCCGCGATGAAATAATCCGCAAAATCAAACAGAAAAAAATCCAGATTGAAGGCTCCTGCCTCATCGGACGCCATGTACACATCGACGATGGCGCAAGAATCGTTAACAGTTGCATAGACAACTTTACCCGTATAGAGAAAAATGCTGTAGTCACCAACTCTGCAATAATGGATCGTGTAATAATTGGAGAATGCGCAGAAATTCATGACAGCATAATCGGCAGGCACGTGGTTGTTAAATCGTCTCCTTGCAAAAGAACCCGAATCACCGCCGTATCAGTTGTTGCAGACGATGTAACCTTAGAAGAAGGCTGTTCACTGGCAACCTCAAAAGTATACCCGCACCAGAAACTACGTGACGAATTCCAAAACCAAACCGTAATCGCCAACTAA
- a CDS encoding YkgJ family cysteine cluster protein has protein sequence MSFNYPQCQFECTKCGLCCGDTEQKTRHILLLEAEAEEISQQTSTPKHDFCEPITGKEPYIYEMKKTAGKCIFLKNNQCTVYELRPLICRFYPFEFKFSTDQDCYLFEETLECVGIGKGKLMNRAYFEQLFLLAQQRLG, from the coding sequence GTGTCCTTCAATTACCCCCAATGCCAGTTTGAATGCACAAAATGCGGATTATGCTGCGGCGACACCGAGCAAAAAACAAGGCATATTCTGCTTTTAGAAGCTGAAGCAGAAGAAATCAGCCAACAAACCAGCACGCCAAAACATGATTTCTGTGAACCCATCACAGGCAAAGAACCCTACATTTACGAAATGAAAAAAACTGCGGGCAAATGCATTTTCCTAAAAAACAATCAATGCACCGTTTACGAGCTGCGTCCTCTTATCTGCAGATTCTACCCCTTTGAATTCAAGTTTTCAACCGACCAAGACTGCTACCTGTTTGAGGAAACACTGGAATGCGTCGGAATCGGCAAGGGTAAACTCATGAATAGAGCGTATTTTGAGCAGCTTTTCTTGTTGGCACAGCAGCGTTTGGGTTAG
- the pyrI gene encoding aspartate carbamoyltransferase regulatory subunit has translation MCLSDKELRVSKIKDGTVIDHIRAGYALDVVRILGITGKEKHTITIAINVPSKCFKIKDVLKIEGRAINPQEVNKIALVAPHATINIIRNYQVLAKQEVKLPQKIEGIIKCINPACISNSGEPVNSKFYVKNPEPLMLKCHYCGTILEQANVMEQI, from the coding sequence ATTTGCTTGAGCGACAAAGAACTTAGAGTTTCAAAAATCAAAGACGGCACCGTTATTGACCACATACGTGCTGGCTACGCTTTGGATGTGGTGCGGATTTTGGGAATAACAGGAAAAGAAAAACACACCATCACCATAGCCATTAATGTTCCAAGTAAATGCTTCAAAATCAAAGACGTGCTCAAAATCGAGGGCAGAGCCATTAACCCACAGGAAGTCAACAAAATCGCCCTAGTTGCCCCCCATGCGACAATTAACATAATCCGCAACTATCAAGTCCTAGCAAAACAAGAAGTAAAGTTGCCCCAGAAAATTGAGGGTATAATCAAATGCATAAACCCCGCATGCATCAGCAACAGCGGCGAACCCGTGAACTCAAAATTTTACGTCAAAAACCCTGAACCTCTAATGCTAAAATGCCACTACTGCGGTACCATACTCGAACAAGCAAACGTTATGGAACAAATCTAA
- a CDS encoding RDD family protein, with amino-acid sequence MLENQDSVTRVLSVLSHPIRREILLNLSDKGELSFTDLLNLLTIDTGKLSFHLRNLPAFIEQTSSGKYTLSRAGESAVRIIHDIASWADSADVQGKVTQLSVASLKKRVSAFIIDLSLITAITFLITIIPELIIQSGDLIARVVSATIFVTIGLMWLYSTLLEGFNGQSIGKRLVGLKVVRTDGKKMSYDHAAVRNFGKLLPLLPFDLLVGWRLKNVLFRRYFDKFSGTTVIDLRQ; translated from the coding sequence ATGTTAGAAAACCAAGACAGTGTCACAAGAGTGCTCTCAGTTCTATCCCACCCCATAAGGCGGGAAATACTGTTGAACCTAAGTGACAAAGGTGAGTTATCGTTCACCGACTTGCTTAACTTACTAACAATCGATACTGGAAAACTCAGTTTTCACCTGCGAAACCTCCCCGCTTTCATCGAACAAACCTCCTCAGGCAAGTACACGCTAAGCCGAGCAGGAGAAAGTGCAGTGCGCATCATTCACGACATCGCAAGCTGGGCAGACTCCGCTGATGTACAAGGCAAAGTCACGCAGCTTTCTGTAGCCTCATTAAAAAAACGTGTTTCAGCTTTCATAATAGATTTATCTTTGATTACCGCAATCACGTTTCTAATCACAATTATTCCCGAACTCATAATACAATCAGGAGACTTAATCGCGCGAGTAGTTAGTGCAACAATATTTGTAACCATAGGGCTAATGTGGCTCTACTCAACTCTGCTTGAAGGCTTCAACGGGCAAAGTATAGGTAAACGCCTTGTGGGACTCAAAGTTGTCCGAACAGATGGCAAAAAAATGTCTTATGACCATGCGGCAGTCCGTAACTTTGGCAAGCTTTTGCCGTTGCTGCCTTTTGACTTGTTGGTGGGTTGGCGTCTCAAAAACGTTCTGTTCCGCAGATACTTTGACAAGTTCTCAGGGACAACCGTTATCGATTTACGACAGTAA
- a CDS encoding serine/threonine protein kinase: MSNAELAVQVFKQLESEDFRILHIIEAAMSKREFVPTQQIKKYAKLPLERVEYTLGKLSKLNLIYQMSGAYIGHTLNYTGYDCLAINNLVKAGVISAFGHPIGVGKEADVYEALSPQNVPIAVKFHRLGRISFRQTRRKRGYINEHAGWLFQSRLAAEKEFEALKMLYMQGIAVPEPLSHNRHVIAMGKIEGGELSKYKDVGDPKKVLKEIYLNVKKAYQKAHIIHGDLSEYNIILKPEGHILIIDWPQYVHIDHPNAVELLERDIKNVAVFFSRKFSISIDTQEVYDYIIGKVGRLKG; this comes from the coding sequence ATGTCAAATGCTGAACTCGCAGTACAAGTATTCAAACAATTAGAAAGCGAAGACTTCCGCATACTACACATCATTGAAGCCGCCATGAGCAAACGCGAGTTCGTTCCAACTCAGCAAATAAAAAAATATGCCAAACTCCCACTTGAGCGCGTAGAGTATACGTTGGGTAAGCTAAGCAAGCTGAATTTAATTTACCAGATGAGCGGCGCATACATTGGGCACACCCTAAACTACACTGGCTATGATTGTCTAGCCATAAATAATCTGGTAAAAGCAGGCGTCATCTCAGCTTTTGGGCATCCCATCGGTGTAGGAAAAGAAGCAGATGTCTATGAAGCACTCAGCCCGCAAAATGTGCCGATAGCAGTTAAATTTCACAGGTTAGGTAGAATCAGTTTCCGTCAAACAAGACGTAAACGTGGCTACATAAATGAGCATGCAGGTTGGCTTTTTCAGTCAAGGCTTGCTGCAGAGAAAGAGTTTGAAGCCCTAAAAATGCTCTACATGCAGGGTATCGCGGTTCCAGAGCCTTTGAGTCATAACCGTCATGTAATTGCTATGGGAAAAATTGAGGGCGGTGAACTTTCCAAATACAAAGACGTTGGGGACCCCAAAAAAGTTCTCAAAGAAATCTATCTAAACGTGAAAAAAGCCTACCAGAAAGCCCACATAATCCACGGAGACCTAAGCGAATACAACATCATCCTAAAACCAGAGGGGCACATCCTCATAATTGACTGGCCACAATACGTTCACATAGACCACCCTAATGCAGTTGAGCTTTTAGAGCGTGATATCAAAAACGTAGCTGTGTTTTTTAGCAGAAAATTCTCTATTTCGATAGATACACAAGAGGTTTATGATTATATTATTGGGAAAGTTGGAAGATTGAAGGGTTAA
- a CDS encoding ribonucleoprotein: MSTIRDHVSMMEPSKKPLNVLIKQMHGNIEVVLKNGCEYKGKMIKCDGHMNILLEGATECKEEQLLTNYGNVLLRGNNILYIVLDANKH; the protein is encoded by the coding sequence ATGTCAACTATTAGAGATCACGTATCAATGATGGAGCCGAGCAAAAAACCGCTCAATGTCTTAATCAAGCAAATGCACGGAAACATCGAAGTAGTCCTCAAGAACGGCTGTGAATACAAAGGAAAAATGATAAAATGCGACGGGCACATGAACATTCTGCTGGAAGGCGCCACAGAATGCAAAGAAGAACAGTTGCTAACCAACTATGGCAATGTGCTTCTAAGGGGAAACAACATCCTCTACATAGTGCTTGATGCAAACAAGCATTAA
- a CDS encoding ABC transporter ATP-binding protein — protein sequence MSLAVDAQNLTKQFGNVTALNGLSFQVKPGEIFGLIGPNGAGKTTTLRMVCTLIVPTSGTLKIHGLDTVKQASEVRRIISYLPEESGAYPNLSGYEYLEFMAKFYQKDGNVKDMVNEAAGLTGLGDRLKDKAKTYSKGMKRRLLVARALMTHPKLAVLDEPASGLDVLHAYHVREIVKRYVKDYGITVILSSHNMLEVEYLCNRVALVNKGKIVVDGQPKELKDKYSCENLEEVFAKVVGYA from the coding sequence ATGAGCTTAGCAGTTGACGCACAAAACCTAACAAAACAATTTGGCAACGTTACAGCCTTAAACGGGTTGAGCTTTCAAGTTAAACCCGGAGAAATTTTTGGGTTAATTGGACCCAACGGCGCAGGAAAAACCACCACTCTGCGCATGGTGTGCACACTTATTGTTCCAACCTCAGGCACCTTAAAAATTCACGGGTTGGACACGGTTAAGCAGGCGAGTGAGGTACGCAGAATCATCAGTTACCTGCCAGAGGAGTCAGGGGCGTACCCGAATCTTTCAGGGTATGAGTACTTAGAGTTTATGGCTAAATTTTATCAAAAAGACGGAAACGTCAAAGACATGGTAAATGAAGCCGCCGGCCTCACAGGGCTTGGTGACCGCTTAAAAGATAAAGCCAAAACCTACAGCAAAGGCATGAAACGACGGCTACTGGTTGCCCGAGCCCTAATGACGCACCCAAAACTTGCGGTTCTTGATGAGCCAGCGAGCGGTTTGGATGTGCTTCACGCTTATCATGTGCGGGAAATCGTTAAACGCTACGTGAAGGATTACGGAATCACCGTGATTCTCAGTAGTCACAACATGCTTGAAGTTGAGTACCTGTGCAATCGTGTTGCTTTGGTAAATAAGGGTAAGATTGTTGTTGATGGGCAACCTAAAGAGCTCAAGGACAAGTACAGTTGCGAGAACCTCGAAGAAGTCTTCGCAAAGGTGGTTGGCTATGCTTAA
- a CDS encoding ABC transporter permease, which yields MLKGFTTVLLKELKELMRDPKILIGMIVLPLIMFPVLGMVMGYAVSSAQEQAQKATVLVVDNDMGNWSQTFIGYLNQTMKTEVITNTSTQDVLDQNLLSYYNSSNFMEIPAGFSQNMTQHMRGNYDITATVNIFSTFSGGGLFSDIGSSGLTSFVTLFNRAVAPDVVLTAQSTIIKGQVQEGIDPAMVSSLMLSQSIALPLTIMIMLTYAMQIAATSVAMEKEEKTLETLLTAPVDRFAILMGKVSSTVIVAGVASVAVLIGYSYMIGSITMGVPMSSNIDLVSLGLVPSPVGYALLGVSLFMTLLSALALAVIMSAFSENVRGAQALVGYIYPLIFIPAMALMYLDINTLPMAIKALFYAIPYSHPIIASKAVIMGDYTTVVLGIVYVAIFTVVIMYLASRLFATEKILTAKLNFKKSKKIPTD from the coding sequence ATGCTTAAGGGATTCACTACTGTTTTGCTAAAAGAACTCAAAGAGTTGATGCGGGACCCAAAAATCCTCATCGGCATGATAGTGCTACCTTTGATAATGTTTCCAGTTTTGGGGATGGTTATGGGCTATGCAGTGAGCAGCGCTCAGGAGCAGGCGCAAAAAGCAACTGTGCTTGTTGTGGATAATGATATGGGTAACTGGAGTCAAACGTTTATTGGGTATCTTAATCAAACAATGAAAACTGAAGTAATAACCAACACGTCAACACAGGATGTTTTAGACCAGAACCTGCTCAGCTACTATAATAGCAGTAATTTCATGGAGATTCCAGCAGGGTTTAGTCAAAACATGACCCAGCACATGCGAGGCAACTACGACATTACCGCAACCGTGAACATTTTTAGCACTTTTAGCGGAGGCGGCCTATTTAGTGACATAGGCTCAAGTGGCTTAACAAGCTTTGTAACCTTATTCAACCGCGCGGTTGCTCCAGATGTTGTCTTAACCGCTCAGTCAACAATTATCAAAGGACAAGTTCAAGAAGGCATCGACCCCGCCATGGTTTCAAGCCTGATGCTATCACAATCCATTGCTTTGCCCCTAACCATCATGATAATGTTAACTTATGCCATGCAGATAGCCGCGACCAGCGTAGCTATGGAAAAAGAAGAAAAAACTCTAGAAACCTTGCTCACTGCACCTGTTGATCGCTTTGCGATTTTGATGGGAAAAGTTTCTAGCACAGTAATTGTGGCAGGTGTAGCTTCAGTGGCGGTGCTTATTGGCTACTCTTACATGATTGGCTCTATTACTATGGGTGTGCCTATGTCATCAAACATTGACTTGGTGAGTTTGGGCTTAGTGCCATCTCCAGTTGGATACGCGCTTTTGGGGGTCTCCTTGTTTATGACGCTACTTTCTGCGTTGGCATTGGCGGTTATTATGTCAGCGTTTTCAGAAAATGTTCGTGGTGCACAAGCTTTGGTCGGCTATATTTACCCGTTAATCTTCATTCCAGCAATGGCACTGATGTATCTGGACATAAACACTCTGCCAATGGCAATTAAGGCACTGTTTTATGCAATCCCTTACAGTCACCCAATCATCGCATCTAAAGCAGTCATAATGGGCGACTACACAACAGTAGTACTTGGCATAGTCTATGTAGCAATCTTTACAGTGGTTATAATGTATCTTGCATCACGGCTCTTTGCAACTGAGAAAATATTGACGGCGAAGCTGAACTTCAAAAAATCAAAAAAGATACCAACCGACTAA